A region from the Stygiolobus caldivivus genome encodes:
- a CDS encoding DsrE-related protein: protein MAKSVAYIVESNLGSYILGNMVIPQLEEDRHGAKVMGMFFIHDNVYLLMEGNPMAERLEKLSKEKGIYLQACDQCVYMRNLADKIIKSARVGCFPDFYKEVLDKVDLIITI from the coding sequence ATGGCTAAAAGCGTAGCTTACATAGTTGAGTCTAACTTAGGCTCTTATATACTGGGCAACATGGTAATCCCACAGTTAGAGGAAGATAGACACGGCGCAAAAGTGATGGGTATGTTTTTCATTCACGATAACGTTTACTTATTAATGGAAGGGAACCCTATGGCAGAGAGGCTAGAAAAACTAAGTAAGGAGAAGGGGATATACCTCCAAGCTTGTGACCAATGCGTATATATGAGGAACCTAGCTGATAAAATAATAAAGTCGGCTAGGGTCGGTTGTTTCCCAGACTTTTATAAAGAGGTTCTTGATAAAGTTGACTTAATTATAACTATTTAG
- a CDS encoding YeeE/YedE family protein — translation MVLSPVFSESWAEVYAFFALGGFILGWVAQRGNYCFVNAMTSIFTTRSFERFGALLILFGLSALGCGLLVAFGLIPAVDQYYFNYFGGWYILVGSFIFGFGAALAGGCNLSMLYRAASGYVQNWIELFGMMIGTYVFAIGIWPFQQYTMEKGIFSTTMGGYVEYLPYDIFHSVSPMAIYATTLMIGLPLVFLGIYLQQYTKKKWLANLRMTPPGLPISMTTNPSQEAISAEKTKTDWKKEVKDLLLLKKPYGTNLATILLALDILLVFIAGAGYTFNYLVITSSDGGRFFEYILMIFGVNLFTNTPWFNDSLPIVDPSTLMVVMLCVGAFAASFLSGDFKIRIPREKKRLLIGFVGGMLVGIGVRMALGCNVGLMWTNFAQLGYDGIIFLFGMLGGVYLAVKVQERL, via the coding sequence ATGGTTTTAAGCCCAGTTTTTTCTGAGAGCTGGGCTGAAGTTTATGCATTTTTTGCACTTGGTGGTTTTATTTTAGGGTGGGTAGCTCAGAGGGGAAACTATTGTTTTGTAAACGCTATGACCTCAATTTTTACGACTAGGAGTTTTGAACGTTTTGGTGCACTCCTTATATTATTTGGTCTTTCTGCCTTAGGTTGTGGGTTATTAGTAGCCTTTGGTTTAATCCCCGCGGTAGACCAGTACTATTTTAATTACTTCGGTGGTTGGTATATACTTGTAGGCTCTTTCATATTTGGATTCGGCGCTGCATTGGCAGGCGGATGTAATTTATCAATGCTCTACAGAGCCGCAAGCGGTTATGTACAAAACTGGATAGAGCTGTTCGGTATGATGATAGGTACATATGTTTTTGCTATCGGTATATGGCCATTCCAACAGTATACTATGGAGAAAGGTATTTTCTCTACTACAATGGGAGGATATGTGGAGTATTTACCTTACGATATATTTCACTCCGTATCACCAATGGCAATATACGCTACTACTTTGATGATAGGTTTGCCTCTAGTATTTCTAGGCATATACTTACAGCAGTATACCAAGAAGAAGTGGCTAGCTAACCTTAGGATGACGCCACCGGGTCTACCAATATCGATGACGACTAATCCCTCTCAAGAAGCAATTAGTGCAGAAAAGACTAAAACCGACTGGAAGAAGGAAGTTAAGGACTTATTACTTTTGAAGAAGCCTTACGGCACTAACCTAGCTACAATACTGCTGGCATTAGATATCTTATTGGTCTTCATTGCAGGTGCAGGGTATACCTTCAATTATCTAGTGATCACTTCTTCAGACGGCGGTAGGTTCTTTGAGTACATCCTCATGATATTTGGAGTAAACTTATTTACGAACACCCCATGGTTTAATGACTCGTTACCGATAGTTGACCCAAGCACTCTAATGGTAGTGATGCTGTGTGTAGGGGCTTTTGCGGCGTCTTTCCTTAGTGGGGACTTCAAGATAAGGATTCCTAGGGAGAAGAAGAGACTCCTGATAGGCTTTGTCGGTGGGATGCTAGTGGGAATAGGCGTAAGGATGGCTCTAGGGTGTAATGTGGGCCTAATGTGGACTAACTTTGCCCAACTAGGTTACGACGGCATAATATTCCTATTCGGGATGCTAGGCGGTGTCTATTTAGCAGTAAAAGTCCAGGAGAGGTTATGA
- a CDS encoding DsrE family protein, translated as MVDVAIMMVSGDYEKMYMGIVTAIGYAASGNKIYMFFTMDALRALTEENEKIVLPNAKPLKYYLENLMDMAGEDLEITACELGMKVKGIEKLAYPVKIGGVSEFALKSGEAKIVLVF; from the coding sequence ATGGTTGATGTAGCAATTATGATGGTCTCCGGAGACTACGAAAAGATGTATATGGGGATTGTTACTGCTATAGGATATGCAGCGAGCGGGAACAAGATTTACATGTTCTTTACAATGGACGCGTTGAGGGCTCTTACTGAAGAGAATGAAAAAATAGTACTACCTAACGCTAAGCCACTAAAATACTATTTAGAAAATTTAATGGACATGGCTGGTGAAGATCTAGAGATCACAGCATGTGAACTAGGTATGAAAGTTAAGGGAATTGAAAAGTTAGCTTACCCTGTTAAGATAGGAGGAGTATCGGAATTTGCCCTCAAAAGCGGAGAAGCTAAGATAGTACTTGTGTTCTAG
- a CDS encoding DUF1854 domain-containing protein: MREFTADLKDRKFSEVKIVVDTDRVVVGKERLYELSKIEDVRLVEGLGYNYIEIKYQGDWRLLCEFTNKKKEEMLDLYEILKGKEVPESRKEDKRVKVTDFLGTLLSPYKWRIVGGIIASSSLVVITLIPPYLLKLLINDVFQKKNITLFPELILLLFILNVGNVFLSSLQNLLLNMNGQKIINDLRLRLYAHVLGMSSSFIDRYNTGRILSRLTTDINNTLWFVTWGIPSLVTTMGTIVGVGVALFLVLPSLGVYALIPLPVIIFGTIGYRRMSKIAYHKLWRRSADISSLITDTIPNIDSIKSYTSENFEISRLSKLSKEVVDAQLRVIKTNLKWFPLISITISTVTVLIWYIGGLSVLNGTLQLGTLVAFVTYTSMFYQPVQNLITSVIPFTQQSLTSMERIVEVLNTKSEIREIERPISIKVKGSFEFKDVSFSYEGAKKVVDNISLKINQGERIAIVGRSGSGKSTIIKLLLRFYDPSEGEILVDGFPLKHLELKSYRNQIGLIRAEPTIFYGTVEYNIRYGKTDAKPWEIIAAALASGAHEFIMELPFAYDTHLGERGNKISSGQRQMIETARLFLKRPNVIILDEATASVDSLTESIIMERIIREFKDKTIIIVAHRASTLQYVNRIIVLKEGKIVEEGTITSLVNKRGEFYSIFENQLKYFQASIEKHGEEELSSFSDYLQMLEPVKEVEFMDERRAKINGITYEVEISKPFPLSNPDLLLLKTKEGNIFTAFRPKGYEIISGYLERKYFIPKVLRIDKITTTGDEFTWYIETDRGYTKIRTRGRGSIIKIDGRLFIIDTSDDVFEINLNRLDKKSIKLIDSIV, encoded by the coding sequence TTGCGAGAATTCACAGCTGACCTAAAAGACAGAAAATTTTCCGAAGTAAAGATTGTCGTTGATACGGATAGAGTAGTTGTTGGAAAAGAGAGATTGTATGAATTAAGCAAAATTGAAGACGTAAGGTTAGTAGAGGGGCTAGGATATAATTATATCGAGATAAAATATCAAGGGGATTGGAGATTACTCTGTGAATTTACGAACAAGAAAAAGGAGGAAATGCTAGACTTATATGAGATCCTTAAAGGTAAGGAAGTACCGGAAAGCAGGAAGGAGGATAAAAGGGTAAAAGTTACAGACTTTTTAGGAACATTATTATCTCCTTATAAATGGCGTATAGTCGGAGGGATTATCGCCTCATCATCGCTGGTAGTGATTACTTTAATACCACCCTACCTTCTCAAGTTGCTAATTAACGACGTGTTTCAGAAGAAGAATATTACTCTTTTTCCTGAGTTAATACTCCTCCTTTTCATTTTAAACGTAGGCAACGTATTCCTGTCTTCACTCCAAAACTTATTACTTAATATGAACGGGCAGAAAATTATTAATGATTTGAGACTTAGGCTTTACGCCCATGTGTTAGGGATGTCCTCAAGTTTTATAGACCGATATAACACTGGAAGGATTTTGTCCAGGTTGACTACAGATATCAATAATACTTTATGGTTCGTAACTTGGGGGATACCTTCACTAGTCACTACCATGGGTACTATAGTGGGGGTAGGAGTGGCGTTGTTTTTAGTCCTGCCTTCTTTAGGTGTATACGCGTTAATCCCCCTACCGGTGATAATCTTCGGTACAATTGGCTATAGGAGGATGTCAAAGATCGCCTATCATAAACTCTGGAGGAGGAGTGCTGATATATCATCTCTGATTACAGATACTATTCCGAATATAGACAGTATAAAGTCGTATACCTCAGAGAACTTCGAAATATCTAGGTTATCTAAACTAAGCAAAGAAGTAGTAGATGCCCAGCTAAGAGTAATAAAGACTAATTTGAAGTGGTTCCCATTGATTTCTATTACAATATCTACGGTCACTGTCCTTATCTGGTATATAGGCGGGTTATCTGTACTCAATGGTACACTACAGCTCGGGACCTTAGTAGCTTTTGTGACCTATACCTCAATGTTTTATCAACCCGTTCAAAACTTAATTACTTCAGTCATACCTTTTACACAACAGTCTCTAACTTCAATGGAAAGGATAGTAGAAGTATTAAACACTAAGAGTGAAATAAGGGAAATTGAAAGGCCTATATCAATAAAAGTTAAGGGAAGTTTCGAATTCAAAGACGTAAGTTTTTCTTACGAAGGAGCAAAAAAAGTAGTTGATAATATCTCACTAAAAATCAATCAAGGGGAAAGAATTGCGATAGTAGGGAGGAGCGGTTCAGGGAAGTCTACGATTATTAAGTTATTACTGAGGTTTTATGACCCGAGCGAAGGTGAGATTTTAGTGGACGGTTTCCCGCTTAAACACCTTGAATTAAAGTCGTATAGGAACCAAATAGGATTAATAAGGGCCGAGCCCACTATATTTTACGGCACTGTAGAATACAATATAAGGTACGGGAAAACTGACGCTAAGCCTTGGGAGATTATAGCAGCAGCTTTAGCTAGCGGAGCTCATGAGTTCATTATGGAACTACCTTTTGCCTATGACACCCACCTAGGTGAAAGAGGTAATAAGATCTCCAGCGGGCAGCGGCAGATGATAGAAACGGCTAGGTTATTCCTAAAACGACCTAATGTTATTATACTCGATGAGGCGACTGCCTCAGTGGATAGTTTAACTGAATCGATAATAATGGAGAGAATAATCAGGGAATTTAAAGACAAAACTATTATAATTGTTGCCCATAGGGCTTCCACACTCCAATACGTTAACAGGATTATTGTACTAAAGGAGGGTAAAATAGTAGAAGAAGGGACTATTACCTCACTAGTAAATAAAAGAGGTGAATTTTATTCTATATTTGAAAACCAGCTTAAGTATTTTCAAGCTAGCATAGAAAAACATGGGGAAGAAGAATTGTCTTCATTCTCTGACTATTTACAGATGTTAGAGCCGGTAAAAGAAGTCGAATTCATGGACGAGAGGAGGGCTAAGATAAACGGGATAACCTACGAGGTAGAGATATCTAAACCCTTCCCACTATCTAACCCTGATTTACTACTTTTAAAAACTAAGGAAGGCAATATCTTTACCGCGTTTAGACCTAAAGGTTATGAAATAATTTCCGGCTATTTAGAGAGGAAATACTTCATACCTAAGGTCTTAAGAATAGATAAAATAACGACTACGGGAGACGAGTTTACTTGGTATATCGAGACTGACCGAGGTTATACTAAAATAAGGACACGGGGAAGGGGAAGTATTATTAAAATAGACGGAAGGCTTTTTATAATCGATACCAGTGATGACGTCTTCGAGATTAATTTAAATAGACTTGATAAAAAAAGTATAAAGTTGATAGATTCCATAGTATAA
- a CDS encoding sulfurtransferase TusA family protein, whose protein sequence is MELKVNGADKILDVEKFSRLYLLKNIKKLDWGYEAELTLTRFLSFKCLVYLKGKDLKIVEKNGKFIIKISVNDNLVTVDVETSNILLKETLKLRLEKNIEKYKDVISQVTSIDNSSKRKRTVFMKSVGDHLLDLRGLVCPAPEIEAKKKLMEIRIGESLEVLVDNPAAVEITLPEVAKLFNCRYEVFNMGDYVSFVFYKLSATPTRTDYVEAIESLDVEKMKELLKEGEFRAFLYVYFDKIVKNMSCYGIKREYLKHEGFGLISAAPIGRGWLLTAIADKEKILAIRLDTDEGVYFGEEALARLPKEGEVNIFYLSHNN, encoded by the coding sequence ATGGAGCTCAAGGTTAATGGAGCTGACAAGATCCTAGATGTCGAGAAATTCTCACGGCTTTATTTACTTAAGAATATTAAAAAACTAGACTGGGGTTATGAAGCCGAACTGACCCTTACAAGGTTTCTAAGTTTCAAGTGTTTGGTATATTTGAAAGGGAAAGACCTAAAAATAGTAGAAAAAAACGGAAAATTTATAATCAAAATTAGTGTAAATGACAACCTTGTAACAGTAGATGTAGAGACATCAAACATCTTATTAAAAGAGACATTAAAGCTTAGGTTAGAGAAAAATATCGAAAAATATAAAGACGTTATATCGCAAGTTACTTCTATTGATAATTCTTCAAAGCGTAAAAGAACCGTTTTTATGAAGAGCGTGGGAGACCACTTATTAGACCTTAGGGGGCTAGTATGCCCAGCTCCAGAGATAGAAGCTAAGAAAAAGTTAATGGAGATTAGAATCGGAGAAAGTCTAGAGGTATTAGTTGATAACCCAGCCGCGGTTGAAATAACGTTGCCTGAAGTAGCTAAATTATTCAACTGTAGGTATGAAGTATTTAATATGGGGGATTACGTATCATTTGTGTTTTACAAATTATCTGCTACGCCAACCAGAACCGATTATGTAGAGGCGATAGAGTCGTTAGATGTAGAAAAGATGAAGGAGTTACTTAAAGAAGGTGAATTTAGAGCATTTCTTTATGTCTATTTCGATAAGATTGTAAAAAACATGTCGTGCTACGGTATTAAGAGGGAATACCTTAAACATGAAGGGTTCGGACTAATATCAGCAGCACCTATTGGGAGGGGCTGGCTACTAACCGCGATAGCTGACAAAGAAAAGATCTTAGCAATAAGACTGGATACGGATGAAGGGGTTTATTTCGGGGAAGAGGCACTTGCAAGGCTACCCAAAGAAGGAGAGGTTAATATATTTTATTTGTCTCATAATAATTAG
- a CDS encoding YncE family protein, giving the protein MSYKVWLLAGFLIIILIGVGAAYIMMRSPSSTTTSPASSVVSPSTSPSSPANNNFYFLVFTQKGIAQVINPFSTSAQFLGFLHVVNISINVPQQVYYWDEVPAEQMFSGKYILVPVNNGTVYVIDSSTMKVVQDFTVGDKAGFIGIAISPNGQYAAIADGPSGVVEVINLSSLQVVWKEQFLSPTGRTYYPCDVRWAPDGQYLIVPLRFNNSVDTLNAMSGKVMTVLTASPGSQPYMVSPNMQGTMLAVEYAGNNSVGFYSLPSLQYMGMVAMPSGVTPQRGTFTPDGKYYLEAPANKNEVVVISTSTYSVVNTITLPSISPAGLAEIGITPGGSYAYVVIHGSVTSGGMIVLISLSSMSVAYEVPLTTAPSFALPISVSTGSYLVDNVMLPPITGLHC; this is encoded by the coding sequence ATGTCGTATAAGGTATGGCTATTAGCAGGGTTTCTAATAATCATCCTTATAGGTGTAGGCGCTGCGTACATAATGATGAGGAGTCCCTCATCTACTACGACATCCCCAGCTAGTTCTGTTGTTTCGCCGAGTACGTCCCCGTCAAGCCCAGCAAACAACAACTTCTATTTCTTAGTCTTTACGCAAAAGGGAATAGCCCAAGTTATAAACCCGTTTTCAACAAGCGCGCAGTTCTTAGGATTCCTCCACGTAGTGAATATTTCAATAAATGTACCGCAGCAAGTATATTATTGGGACGAGGTTCCGGCTGAACAAATGTTTTCAGGTAAGTATATTTTAGTCCCAGTTAACAACGGGACAGTATACGTTATAGACTCATCGACTATGAAGGTAGTCCAAGACTTTACGGTAGGGGACAAAGCAGGGTTCATAGGTATAGCGATCTCCCCTAATGGTCAATACGCGGCTATCGCTGACGGACCTTCAGGTGTAGTAGAAGTCATAAACTTAAGCAGTCTGCAGGTAGTATGGAAGGAACAATTTTTGTCACCTACAGGGAGGACTTATTACCCTTGTGATGTGAGGTGGGCCCCTGATGGTCAGTATCTGATTGTCCCCTTAAGGTTCAATAACAGTGTAGACACTCTGAACGCAATGTCTGGTAAAGTGATGACTGTGCTAACAGCTTCGCCTGGTTCACAACCTTACATGGTCTCTCCTAATATGCAGGGTACAATGCTAGCAGTGGAGTATGCGGGGAATAACTCAGTAGGGTTTTATTCATTACCTAGTTTACAGTACATGGGGATGGTAGCTATGCCCAGCGGAGTAACGCCCCAGAGGGGCACTTTTACACCTGACGGTAAGTACTACCTAGAGGCACCGGCAAATAAGAACGAAGTAGTAGTTATTTCAACTTCGACGTATAGTGTGGTAAACACTATTACCTTACCCAGCATCTCACCCGCTGGTCTAGCTGAAATAGGCATAACACCCGGAGGGAGCTATGCTTATGTAGTAATCCACGGTTCCGTTACCAGCGGAGGGATGATCGTCTTAATTAGCTTAAGCTCTATGAGCGTTGCATATGAAGTGCCCTTGACTACTGCACCTTCGTTTGCCCTACCAATAAGCGTCTCGACGGGTAGCTATCTGGTAGATAATGTAATGTTACCCCCGATAACTGGCCTCCACTGTTGA
- a CDS encoding sulfurtransferase TusA family protein, translating to MRSEVNLVGLCCSVPHLIVYNKLRKMSKGDTLLVITDDATVVQRDIIPLAEKFGCKTTITKDEDLFKIELTI from the coding sequence ATGAGATCTGAAGTAAACTTAGTAGGATTATGTTGCTCTGTACCTCATTTAATCGTATATAACAAACTGAGAAAAATGAGTAAGGGTGATACCTTGCTGGTTATTACCGATGATGCCACTGTAGTTCAAAGGGATATTATACCGCTAGCTGAGAAATTCGGTTGTAAGACAACTATAACAAAAGACGAAGACTTATTCAAGATAGAGTTAACAATATAG
- a CDS encoding sulfurtransferase TusA family protein, which produces MSEELKSKNPDVVLDVRGESCPVPEMEASKKLKKMKAGQVLEVVTDHQPAVDVTLPSLAKNLGYPFTVIKDGEAYKVRILKVK; this is translated from the coding sequence ATGAGTGAAGAACTAAAGTCCAAAAACCCAGATGTAGTACTAGACGTAAGGGGCGAGTCGTGTCCAGTACCTGAGATGGAGGCAAGTAAGAAACTTAAAAAGATGAAAGCAGGGCAAGTGTTAGAAGTAGTCACAGATCACCAACCAGCAGTAGATGTGACTTTGCCTTCATTAGCTAAAAACTTGGGGTACCCATTTACCGTAATAAAGGACGGAGAGGCGTATAAGGTGAGGATCCTAAAGGTGAAGTGA
- a CDS encoding dTMP kinase, producing MERGILIAIEGVEGSGRSTHLQGVKKYLEEEGYGVTIIGLQSSQLLGAKLSQVKRDLVFQRITLFLAYATDLADQIEYTVKEALNSGFVVLADGYVYTLMAWGLTRGLDKNWINDVLSFALKPDLAIALVAPVSTISRRVIMKNGKIDPLTSSIDLCINKDLYTSFRYHVRTFQRYLLEISREYDLKVVRTNRNYEEVHKEIINYVRGELK from the coding sequence GTGGAAAGAGGAATCTTAATAGCTATTGAAGGAGTAGAAGGGTCTGGGAGGAGCACCCACCTCCAAGGAGTGAAGAAATACCTTGAGGAAGAAGGGTATGGTGTAACCATAATAGGGCTCCAGTCCAGCCAACTACTGGGTGCTAAACTCAGCCAAGTTAAGAGGGACTTAGTGTTCCAGAGGATAACCTTATTCCTAGCATACGCTACAGATCTAGCGGATCAAATAGAATATACTGTAAAAGAAGCACTTAATTCGGGATTTGTAGTATTAGCCGACGGGTATGTATACACTTTGATGGCATGGGGGTTAACTAGGGGCCTTGATAAAAACTGGATAAACGACGTCTTGTCCTTTGCATTAAAGCCAGACCTCGCTATAGCCTTGGTAGCACCAGTGAGTACTATCAGCAGGAGGGTAATTATGAAGAACGGGAAGATAGACCCGTTAACCTCCTCAATAGATTTGTGTATAAATAAGGACCTTTATACTTCGTTCCGCTATCACGTTAGAACCTTTCAGAGGTATCTCCTCGAGATTTCTAGGGAATATGACCTAAAGGTAGTAAGGACTAATAGAAACTACGAGGAAGTACATAAGGAAATAATTAACTACGTTAGAGGTGAGCTCAAGTGA
- a CDS encoding Ppx/GppA phosphatase family protein: MNYKAVIDAGYNSFRLSLYTVFPNNSFRLTASLKDYVRLGLGVSEGKPIPEENVKRAEITLRKFREFLDKKGIKEVKVLGTSAFRYAQNGPEVSERLSKTIDIPITVLSGEEEGRYSALAVINTLPIDEGVVFDIGGGSLEIAYFSQRKIREIYQFPLGGLRLMDKSPEEIRKEVRIALASLPSSKGVLVGSGGNLRAIAKMDLKLEGVKLNQIHGYTVSYERISKYSKILPSMSISERSQLPGIDTERALTIHSAAIVIKELMEILGKDSIITSAFGLREGVLMESEIDTVEKLREFWLEGLSYQFNVEPLTSSFENVLAETNDIIVATAFYFLQIMKASNFIDPYMACYKVLRELTLPGYRADEINLVTTICAIAKKFKKKYYNKVKKLIDKDTLLIKAKKVKEITDSYELGVRKW; this comes from the coding sequence ATGAACTATAAGGCCGTAATAGACGCGGGATATAACTCTTTTAGGCTTTCCCTTTACACGGTCTTCCCTAATAATTCTTTTAGGCTTACGGCTTCACTAAAAGACTACGTAAGGTTAGGATTAGGAGTAAGTGAAGGGAAGCCGATTCCAGAAGAAAACGTAAAAAGGGCTGAAATAACTCTTCGTAAGTTTAGGGAGTTTTTAGACAAGAAGGGTATTAAAGAAGTAAAAGTACTAGGGACGAGCGCCTTCAGGTACGCACAGAACGGACCGGAGGTCTCTGAGAGGTTATCTAAAACAATCGACATACCAATTACAGTGTTATCCGGAGAGGAAGAAGGTAGGTACTCGGCCCTAGCTGTAATAAACACTCTACCGATAGATGAGGGAGTAGTATTTGATATCGGAGGGGGCTCCTTAGAAATTGCTTATTTTTCCCAGAGAAAAATAAGGGAAATCTACCAGTTTCCGCTAGGCGGTCTGAGGCTTATGGATAAAAGCCCTGAGGAGATAAGAAAGGAAGTTAGGATAGCTTTAGCCTCGTTACCGTCATCAAAAGGGGTCCTTGTAGGTAGTGGGGGTAACTTAAGGGCGATAGCTAAAATGGACTTAAAACTCGAGGGGGTAAAACTGAACCAAATACACGGGTACACAGTGAGTTATGAGAGGATAAGTAAGTACTCTAAAATCTTACCTTCAATGAGCATTAGTGAAAGGTCGCAACTACCCGGTATTGATACGGAAAGGGCATTAACGATACACTCTGCTGCAATAGTCATAAAGGAGTTAATGGAAATCCTCGGAAAGGACAGCATAATAACTTCAGCTTTTGGGCTCCGTGAAGGAGTTTTAATGGAGTCTGAAATTGATACTGTAGAAAAATTAAGGGAATTTTGGTTAGAAGGTCTATCATACCAGTTTAATGTTGAACCGCTCACCTCGTCATTCGAAAACGTCTTAGCAGAGACTAATGACATTATAGTGGCTACAGCATTCTATTTTTTACAGATAATGAAAGCGTCCAATTTCATCGACCCATACATGGCCTGCTATAAGGTATTAAGAGAACTCACATTACCTGGATACAGAGCGGACGAGATAAATTTGGTAACTACTATCTGTGCAATAGCTAAGAAATTTAAGAAAAAGTATTATAACAAAGTTAAAAAACTCATAGATAAAGATACTCTGCTTATCAAAGCAAAGAAAGTTAAGGAAATAACGGACTCCTATGAACTCGGGGTCAGGAAATGGTAG
- a CDS encoding TQO small subunit DoxD: protein MSRRRVREEKVTPFNKVFPIMVRIALATTWIYAGVFEKLLKPGYLNPASTSYVGVTIQVLMQGPLMRGFLEAVVLPHVYLVGLLVMIAEICFGVFTLTGTMSRFVNTVAFYQNLIYFLSAYWADTEEYGINLMMMILDLYIVFNGIAGPSVDSLISKKLRKINDWKLWFIVGTIFYLSVVLYLYFT from the coding sequence ATGAGCAGGAGGAGGGTAAGAGAGGAGAAAGTAACACCCTTTAACAAAGTATTTCCGATCATGGTTAGGATAGCGTTGGCTACAACATGGATATATGCTGGGGTCTTTGAGAAGCTCTTAAAACCAGGTTACCTCAACCCTGCTTCAACTTCCTATGTCGGGGTAACAATACAAGTCCTAATGCAGGGCCCTCTTATGAGGGGTTTCTTAGAAGCTGTGGTGCTACCTCATGTCTACTTGGTAGGGCTCCTCGTCATGATTGCGGAGATATGCTTCGGTGTATTTACCCTTACCGGTACTATGTCACGTTTCGTTAATACTGTTGCGTTCTACCAGAACTTGATATATTTCCTTTCAGCATATTGGGCTGATACGGAAGAATACGGTATAAACCTCATGATGATGATCCTTGATCTGTATATAGTCTTCAACGGTATAGCAGGCCCTTCGGTAGACTCTTTAATTAGCAAGAAATTGAGGAAAATAAACGACTGGAAGCTCTGGTTTATTGTAGGTACTATATTCTATTTATCGGTAGTTCTTTACCTTTATTTCACATAA
- the tmk gene encoding dTMP kinase, protein MVGHIIAFEGIDGSGKSSQAKLLKDWLEAKGVPVYLTEWNSSEWLHEIIKEAKKKNLLTPLTYSLIHATDFADRYEKYILPMYRAGYVVISDRYIYTAYARDSVRGLSIDWVAKLYSFAIKPDIVFFIRVTAEEALRRLRENRRKIKPNEAGVDVFPDLKPEDGFIKYQGAVLSVYDKLSKSENFYVIDGEKDPKSIQMEIREKVGEILWKEES, encoded by the coding sequence ATGGTAGGGCATATTATAGCTTTTGAGGGGATTGATGGTTCTGGTAAATCTAGCCAAGCTAAGCTACTTAAGGACTGGTTAGAGGCTAAAGGGGTACCAGTGTATTTAACTGAGTGGAACTCTTCAGAGTGGTTACATGAAATAATAAAGGAGGCTAAAAAGAAGAACCTACTTACACCTTTAACATATAGCCTCATCCACGCCACAGACTTCGCCGATAGATATGAAAAGTATATTCTGCCGATGTATAGGGCGGGGTACGTGGTGATTTCAGATAGATATATATACACAGCGTATGCGAGGGACTCTGTAAGAGGGCTAAGTATAGATTGGGTAGCAAAACTCTACTCTTTCGCAATAAAGCCTGATATAGTGTTTTTTATCAGGGTCACTGCTGAAGAGGCGTTAAGGCGTTTAAGAGAAAACAGGAGGAAAATCAAACCTAATGAGGCAGGGGTAGACGTTTTTCCAGATTTGAAGCCTGAAGATGGGTTTATAAAGTATCAGGGAGCCGTGCTCTCTGTTTACGATAAACTTTCAAAGAGTGAAAACTTTTACGTTATAGACGGAGAGAAAGACCCTAAATCGATACAGATGGAAATCAGAGAAAAAGTAGGTGAAATATTGTGGAAAGAGGAATCTTAA
- the sixA gene encoding phosphohistidine phosphatase SixA, producing MLHLIIVRHGEAEPKVENIPDKDRKLIKKGLKQMRRVANFIDNMSYKIDKVFSSPYIRAYQSAEAVLEELDEDLKIETIRELEPDQDVSALVEKLKELNSAQTEMTIMLVGHEPHLSTFIKAITGGEVELKKGGVAVVEFDPTNAKGKLTILLTQKIMKRL from the coding sequence ATGTTACATTTAATAATCGTCAGACATGGGGAAGCCGAACCAAAGGTAGAAAATATACCAGATAAAGATAGAAAACTTATTAAAAAAGGACTAAAACAGATGAGGAGAGTAGCGAATTTTATAGACAACATGAGCTACAAGATAGACAAGGTATTCTCCAGCCCCTACATAAGGGCTTATCAGTCTGCTGAAGCCGTCTTGGAGGAACTAGACGAAGACTTAAAGATAGAGACCATCCGCGAACTAGAGCCTGACCAAGACGTAAGTGCACTCGTTGAAAAACTAAAGGAGTTAAACTCAGCACAAACAGAAATGACGATAATGCTGGTAGGACATGAACCACATCTGTCAACATTTATTAAAGCCATAACGGGAGGAGAGGTAGAATTAAAAAAGGGAGGAGTTGCAGTAGTGGAGTTTGACCCTACGAACGCTAAAGGTAAACTTACTATACTCCTAACACAGAAAATAATGAAGAGACTATGA